In a genomic window of Candidatus Gorgyraea atricola:
- the lysA gene encoding diaminopimelate decarboxylase, with translation MHDFKYKRNELYCESVSIEKLARRYGTPLYVYSKKTFLDHYRKLRDAFRRVKPLICYSVKANSNHSILKTLIASGAGLDIVSGGELYRALKAGASPRKIVYAGVGKTEKEIEFAIKSNILLFNVESLPELEMINKVAGRLRKKQAVAIRVNPDVKARTHKYITTGHKQNKFGIDIEAARGIFLCHREFRNLDITGVHLHIGSQIVDARPFVKAIEKLVSFVRNLEKAGIRIKWFNVGGGLGIIYSGERPQTAQEYAKAVLPLLKKLNARIILEPGRFIAGNAGILAAKTIYIKETPSKNFAIVDSAMNDLVRPSLYHAYHEILPVRSKSYKGDIRRYDVVGPICESGDFLGKDRKFIDLKQGDLLAIMSAGAYGYSMASTYNSRPRPAEVLVDRTRAKLVTQRETYKDLR, from the coding sequence ATGCATGACTTCAAATACAAACGTAATGAACTTTATTGTGAATCTGTGAGCATAGAAAAGCTTGCCAGAAGGTATGGCACGCCTCTATATGTTTACAGCAAAAAGACATTTCTGGATCATTACAGAAAATTACGGGATGCGTTTAGGAGAGTAAAACCACTTATCTGTTATTCAGTAAAGGCGAATTCGAATCATTCAATATTAAAGACGCTTATTGCTTCAGGCGCGGGCCTGGATATAGTATCTGGCGGCGAGCTTTACAGGGCGCTTAAGGCAGGGGCTTCGCCAAGGAAGATCGTGTATGCAGGTGTTGGCAAAACAGAAAAAGAGATAGAGTTTGCCATCAAGAGCAATATCCTGCTTTTTAATGTTGAGTCTTTGCCTGAACTCGAGATGATCAATAAAGTTGCTGGTAGGTTGCGCAAGAAGCAAGCTGTTGCGATCCGCGTAAATCCGGATGTAAAGGCGCGTACGCATAAATATATCACCACAGGACACAAACAGAATAAATTTGGCATTGATATTGAGGCTGCGAGAGGTATTTTCCTGTGTCATCGAGAATTTAGAAATCTGGATATTACGGGCGTGCATCTACATATTGGTTCGCAGATAGTTGACGCAAGGCCGTTTGTGAAAGCCATTGAGAAACTGGTAAGTTTTGTCCGGAACCTTGAAAAAGCTGGTATAAGGATAAAATGGTTTAATGTCGGCGGGGGCCTTGGAATAATCTATTCCGGCGAGAGGCCGCAGACTGCCCAGGAATACGCAAAGGCAGTTTTGCCGCTGCTCAAAAAGCTAAATGCCAGGATAATACTTGAGCCAGGCAGGTTTATCGCAGGGAACGCAGGCATACTCGCTGCAAAGACCATATATATAAAGGAGACACCCAGCAAAAATTTTGCCATAGTGGACAGCGCCATGAATGATCTGGTGAGGCCGAGCCTTTACCATGCCTATCATGAGATATTGCCTGTTAGATCCAAATCCTACAAAGGTGATATACGCAGATACGATGTTGTAGGCCCTATTTGTGAAAGCGGAGACTTTCTGGGCAAAGACAGGAAATTTATTGACTTAAAACAAGGGGATTTGCTGGCTATCATGAGCGCAGGCGCATATGGCTACAGCATGGCCAGCACCTATAATTCCAGGCCAAGGCCAGCAGAGGTCCTGGTAGACAGAACTCGCGCCAAACTAGTAACACAGCGCGAAACCTACAAAGATTTAAGATGA
- the dapF gene encoding diaminopimelate epimerase yields MNKLKFTKMVGAGNDFVLIDIRDKRQGTRDKGWSRVAQDLCQRKTGVGADGLLVLEKSKRADFRMRIFNADGSEAEMCGNGLRCAALYVGKKGKAKVETKAGLYEATITGKNRVKIKMEEPKDLKSGFPIRVNDRRIRVSYVDTGVPHTVVFVQGIEKIDVDSIGRSIRYHKEFKPRGTNVDFVEIIDDKNIKMRTYERGVEGETLACGTGAVAAAIISSVRCQVSGVNVHTKGGILKVYIGHKGVYLEGEARKVYQGEVNYV; encoded by the coding sequence ATGAATAAGCTAAAATTTACGAAAATGGTTGGGGCTGGGAATGATTTTGTCTTGATTGATATTAGGGACAAGAGACAAGGAACAAGGGACAAGGGCTGGTCTAGGGTTGCGCAGGATTTATGTCAGAGGAAGACTGGGGTTGGTGCGGATGGGTTGCTTGTACTGGAGAAGTCTAAAAGAGCAGATTTTAGGATGCGCATATTCAATGCTGATGGCAGTGAAGCAGAGATGTGTGGCAATGGCCTAAGGTGCGCTGCACTATACGTAGGCAAAAAAGGCAAGGCAAAGGTTGAGACAAAAGCAGGTCTTTATGAAGCGACCATTACAGGTAAAAATAGAGTTAAGATAAAGATGGAAGAACCCAAGGATTTGAAATCAGGTTTTCCGATCAGAGTAAATGATAGGCGCATAAGAGTGAGTTATGTTGATACTGGTGTGCCGCATACAGTGGTTTTTGTGCAGGGCATTGAAAAGATAGACGTTGATTCTATTGGCAGAAGTATAAGATATCATAAAGAATTCAAGCCGCGTGGCACAAATGTTGATTTTGTCGAAATTATAGACGATAAAAATATAAAGATGCGGACGTATGAGCGCGGAGTAGAAGGGGAGACGCTTGCCTGTGGCACGGGAGCAGTGGCGGCGGCGATTATAAGTAGTGTCAGGTGTCAGGTGTCAGGTGTCAATGTGCACACAAAAGGTGGGATTTTAAAGGTTTATATTGGTCATAAAGGAGTATATTTAGAAGGAGAAGCGCGAAAGGTTTACCAGGGAGAGGTGAATTATGTTTGA
- the dapA gene encoding 4-hydroxy-tetrahydrodipicolinate synthase produces MFEGSMTALITPFKKGKVDEKKLAELVEFQIKNGTSAIVPCGTTGESTTLSYEEHEHVIEVVVEAANKKVPVIAGTGANNTSEALVLTKYAKEVGAEASLQITPYYNKPTQEGIYRHFKKIAEECKIPLIVYNIMSRTGVNITPETMQRLSKVKNIVGVKEASGNLEQMAQIHALCGDEFDLISGDDVLTLPLLAIGGTGVISVVSNIAPKDVSDMVSKFRKGDIAGARKLHYKLLPLVKAMFIETNPIPVKTAMALMGMIDEPGLRLPMCDISEENLVKLKKALKDYGLL; encoded by the coding sequence ATGTTTGAAGGTTCAATGACGGCATTGATAACACCGTTTAAAAAAGGTAAAGTGGATGAAAAAAAGCTCGCGGAGCTTGTGGAATTCCAGATAAAGAATGGCACGAGCGCTATAGTACCGTGCGGTACAACAGGCGAATCAACAACGCTTTCTTATGAAGAGCACGAGCATGTTATAGAAGTCGTGGTAGAGGCCGCGAATAAAAAAGTACCTGTTATTGCTGGTACTGGCGCTAACAATACTAGCGAGGCCCTTGTGCTGACCAAATACGCGAAAGAGGTCGGTGCTGAGGCGTCGCTGCAGATCACGCCTTATTACAACAAGCCCACGCAGGAAGGCATCTACCGGCATTTCAAGAAAATCGCTGAAGAGTGCAAGATACCTCTTATTGTCTATAACATCATGTCTCGTACGGGCGTGAATATAACTCCAGAGACAATGCAGCGCTTGAGCAAAGTAAAGAATATAGTGGGCGTAAAAGAGGCAAGCGGGAACCTGGAGCAGATGGCGCAGATACATGCTTTATGCGGAGATGAGTTTGATCTGATTTCAGGAGATGATGTCCTGACTCTGCCTCTTTTAGCAATAGGCGGCACAGGTGTTATTTCAGTGGTAAGCAATATTGCGCCAAAAGATGTATCAGATATGGTCTCTAAGTTTAGAAAAGGAGACATTGCTGGAGCAAGAAAGCTGCACTACAAGCTTTTACCTTTAGTAAAGGCAATGTTTATAGAGACAAATCCGATCCCAGTAAAAACTGCTATGGCCCTTATGGGCATGATAGATGAGCCAGGTTTGCGTCTTCCGATGTGTGACATCTCTGAAGAGAATCTGGTAAAACTTAAAAAGGCATTAAAGGATTACGGGCTTTTGTAA
- the argH gene encoding argininosuccinate lyase has protein sequence MSKMWGGRFNKKTDPLVEEFTKSIQFDKKLAEYDCVGSLAHIGVLKNAKLLTGKEHKELQTGLNAILSSIKKGTLKVDESFEDIHSYMQHLLEKKLGKVALKLHTCRSRNDQVALDTKLYCLKNISIALELVSQTIKKLAKLSKDNAKQIIPAYTHLQHAMPVSLSHYLDAYIQMFSRDAKRLGAIFDDMEPTMGAGAVAGTCIDSSKYKIDSKPCSPVNSIDSVSDRDFVVEILSALAISGMHLSRLAEDLILWSTKEFDFIDIDDAFCTGSSLMPQKKNPDVLELIRGNAGKLYGNLMSVLVMMKGLPLSYNRDMQLDKEPLFSSFEIIQDEFSILAKLLPKIKFKKENIAEQLKDESLYATDMADYLVQKGVAFKDAHTVIGKLVKNGKEIKEMKNEELQKFHPLLTHKAVKKIIDPKRSVASKKSIRRKKR, from the coding sequence ATGTCAAAGATGTGGGGTGGGAGATTTAACAAGAAAACAGATCCTTTGGTCGAGGAATTTACAAAGTCGATTCAGTTTGATAAAAAATTGGCTGAATATGATTGTGTGGGATCCCTTGCGCATATTGGAGTGCTTAAAAATGCGAAGCTCTTGACTGGTAAGGAGCATAAAGAATTGCAGACGGGCCTGAATGCTATTTTGTCATCGATCAAAAAAGGCACCCTTAAGGTAGATGAGTCTTTCGAAGACATTCATAGCTATATGCAGCATCTTCTGGAGAAAAAACTCGGCAAGGTAGCTTTGAAGCTGCATACCTGTAGATCCAGAAATGACCAGGTAGCGCTAGACACAAAACTTTATTGTTTAAAAAATATTTCGATTGCACTGGAGCTTGTTTCGCAGACAATAAAGAAATTGGCAAAGCTATCCAAGGACAATGCAAAGCAGATCATACCTGCTTATACGCACCTGCAGCATGCTATGCCAGTGAGCTTATCTCATTATCTTGATGCATATATTCAGATGTTTTCAAGGGACGCCAAGAGATTAGGCGCTATCTTTGATGATATGGAGCCGACCATGGGCGCTGGTGCTGTTGCTGGAACATGTATTGATTCATCAAAGTATAAGATTGATTCAAAACCTTGCAGTCCTGTTAATTCCATAGACAGCGTGAGTGACAGGGATTTTGTTGTAGAGATATTGAGTGCCCTGGCAATATCAGGGATGCATCTATCAAGACTGGCAGAGGATCTGATCCTGTGGTCGACAAAGGAGTTTGATTTTATTGACATAGATGACGCGTTTTGCACTGGAAGTTCTCTTATGCCGCAGAAGAAAAATCCTGATGTACTGGAGCTCATAAGAGGCAATGCAGGAAAATTGTATGGCAATTTGATGAGCGTATTAGTAATGATGAAGGGACTACCTTTATCATACAATAGAGACATGCAGCTTGATAAAGAGCCGCTTTTTAGTTCATTTGAGATCATTCAGGATGAGTTTAGTATTTTGGCAAAACTTTTGCCAAAAATAAAATTCAAGAAAGAAAATATCGCAGAGCAGCTCAAGGATGAAAGCCTGTACGCTACTGACATGGCTGATTATCTGGTGCAAAAAGGAGTTGCTTTTAAGGACGCGCATACTGTCATCGGCAAACTTGTTAAAAATGGCAAAGAGATAAAAGAGATGAAAAACGAGGAACTTCAGAAATTTCATCCTTTGCTGACTCATAAGGCAGTAAAAAAGATCATAGATCCAAAGAGATCAGTAGCATCTAAAAAATCTATCAGAAGAAAGAAAAGGTAA